In a genomic window of Salmo trutta chromosome 32, fSalTru1.1, whole genome shotgun sequence:
- the LOC115171496 gene encoding serine/threonine-protein phosphatase alpha-2 isoform gives MAEPDKLNIDSIIQRLLEVKGSRPGKNVQLTENEIRGLCLKSREIFLSQPILLELEAPLKICGDVHGQYYDLLRLFEYGGFPPESNYLFLGDYVDRGKQSLETICLLLAYKVKYPENFFLLRGNHECASINRIYGFYDECKRRYNIKLWKTFTDCFNCLPVAAIVDEKIFCCHGGLSPDLQSMEQVRRVMRPTDVPDQGLLCDLLWADPDKDVLGWGENDRGVSFTFGADVVAKFLHKHDMDLICRAHQVVEDGYEFFAKRQLVTLFSAPNYCGEFDNAGAMMSVDETLMCSFQILKPADKKLYSYGGGGGMGSGRPVTPPRNSAKGGKAKK, from the exons ATGGCGGAGCCGGACAAATTAAACATCGACTCCATAATACAGCGTCTTCTGGAAG ttaAGGGCTCTCGGCCAGGCAAGAACGTTCAGCTGACAGAGAACGAGATCCGTGGCCTTTGCCTGAAGTCTCGCGAAATCTTCCTCAGCCAGCCAATCCTGCTCGAGCTTGAGGCACCACTCAAGATCTGCG GTGACGTCCACGGTCAGTACTACGACCTGCTGCGGCTGTTTGAGTATGGAGGCTTCCCCCCAGAGAGCAACTACCTGTTCCTAGGGGACTACGTGGACCGAGGGAAGCAGTCCCTGGAGACCATCTGCCTGCTTCTGGCCTACAAGGTCAAATACCCAGAGAACTTCTTCTTGCTGCGCGGCAACCACGAGTGTGCCTCCATTAACCGTATCTACGGCTTTTATGATGAGT GTAAGAGACGGTATAACATCAAGCTGTGGAAGACGTTCACAGACTGCTTCAACTGTTTACCCGTGGCTGCCATTGTAGATGAGAAGATCTTCTGCTGCCATGGAG GCCTCTCTCCAGACCTCCAGTCCATGGAGCAGGTGCGCAGAGTGATGCGACCCACAGATGTGCCTGACCAGGGCCTGCTGTGTGACCTGCTGTGGGCCGACCCAGACAAAGATGTCCTGGGCTGGGGCGAGAACGACCGCGGGGTCTCTTTCACATTCGGGGCAGACGTGGTGGCCAAATTTCTGCACAAACATGACATGGACCTTATATGCAGGGCACATCAG GTGGTAGAAGACGGTTACGAGTTCTTTGCAAAGAGACAGCTTGTTACTCTGTTCTCTGCCCCTAACTACTGTGGAGAGTTTGATAATGCCGGTGCCATGATGAGTGTGGATGAGACCCTCATGTGTTCCTTTCAG ATTCTCAAGCCAGCGGATAAGAAGCTCTACTCttatggtggaggtggaggaatgGGATCTGGACGCCCTGTCACCCCGCCACGGAATTCCGCCAAAGGCGGAAAGGCCAAGAAATAA